Proteins co-encoded in one Crateriforma spongiae genomic window:
- a CDS encoding superoxide dismutase has product MAYTLPDLPYAYDALEPHIDARTMEIHHTKHHNAYITKVNAAIEGTDLEKLSIEDLVSNLGNVPADKLGAVRNNGGGHANHSLFWTVMGPGKGGQPSGDLADAINKACGSFDGFKEAFSNAAATRFGSGWAWLYVDGGELKVGSTANQDSPLMGADIAGISGTPILGLDVWEHAYYLNYQNRRPDYIGAFFNVVNWDAVAERYAAAK; this is encoded by the coding sequence ATGGCTTACACCCTTCCCGATTTGCCCTACGCATACGACGCGCTGGAACCCCACATCGACGCGCGGACGATGGAGATCCACCACACCAAGCACCACAACGCCTATATCACCAAAGTCAACGCGGCGATCGAAGGCACCGATCTGGAAAAGCTGAGCATCGAAGACCTGGTCAGCAATCTGGGTAACGTCCCGGCCGACAAGCTGGGGGCGGTTCGCAACAACGGCGGCGGACACGCCAACCACAGCCTGTTTTGGACCGTGATGGGTCCGGGCAAGGGCGGCCAGCCCAGCGGCGATTTGGCCGACGCGATTAACAAAGCCTGTGGATCGTTTGACGGTTTCAAAGAAGCATTCAGCAACGCCGCAGCCACCCGCTTCGGCAGCGGTTGGGCTTGGTTGTACGTCGACGGCGGCGAACTGAAAGTCGGCAGCACGGCCAATCAAGACAGCCCGTTGATGGGTGCCGACATCGCCGGCATCTCGGGCACGCCGATCCTGGGATTGGATGTCTGGGAACACGCGTACTATCTGAACTATCAAAACCGTCGCCCCGATTACATCGGCGCGTTTTTCAACGTGGTGAACTGGGACGCCGTTGCCGAACGCTACGCCGCCGCAAAGTGA
- a CDS encoding NADP-dependent isocitrate dehydrogenase translates to MSETTPTIAYTHTDEAPALATFSWLPIVQAIGNAAGIRFETKDISLSGRILSAFPDSMPEGGAYPDALAQLGKAAKTPDANIIKLPNISASIPQLNAAIAELQSKGYRVPDYPAEPSTPEEEQIRATYAKVLGSAVNPVLREGNSDRRVAAPVKKYAQAHPHSMGDWASDSEAHVAHMSDGDFYGSEKSAVIEKAGSLKISLDTTDGQTVTLKEAVAVDDNEIVDASVMSVKKLRAFLAEQIDAARREGILLSLHLKATMMKVSDPIIFGHAVSVFFEDVFAKHADTLESLGVNPNNGMGGLEDKIQSLPEEQQQQINADIQQTYSQRPALAMVDSDRGITNLHVPSDVIIDASMPAAIRSGGKMWGPDGKLHDTKAIIPDRCYAGVYQATIDFCRDNGAFDVTKMGTVNNVGLMAKKAEEYGSHDKTFEIPADGVVKVTDENGNVIFEHAVDKGDIWRMCQTKDVAVVDWVRLAVERSRVTSWPAVFWLDKNRAHDANLIQKVQQYLQDHDTDGLDIQILAPVDATLHACQRASKNENTISVTGNVLRDYLTDLFPILELGTSAKMLSIVPLLAGGGLFETGAGGSAPKHVQQFVEEGHLRWDSLGEFLALAASLDDLGRKRNDDKIGLLAQCLDQATETFLSENKSPSRRVGELDTRGSHFYMAMYWADALANQDKDADIAKTFAPIAAAMKQEESTIVNELNAAQGAAVDIGGYYLPDCEKTSAAMRPSPTLNAIIEKLA, encoded by the coding sequence ATGTCTGAAACCACACCGACCATCGCCTACACCCACACCGACGAAGCTCCCGCATTGGCGACGTTTTCGTGGCTGCCCATCGTTCAAGCGATCGGCAACGCCGCGGGCATTCGGTTCGAAACCAAGGACATTTCCCTGTCTGGAAGAATTCTGTCGGCGTTTCCCGACAGCATGCCCGAAGGCGGTGCGTATCCCGACGCGTTGGCACAGCTTGGCAAAGCGGCCAAGACGCCCGATGCAAACATCATCAAACTGCCCAACATCAGCGCATCGATTCCTCAGCTAAACGCGGCGATCGCGGAATTGCAGTCCAAGGGATACCGCGTCCCGGACTATCCCGCCGAACCGTCCACCCCGGAGGAAGAACAGATCCGCGCGACCTACGCCAAGGTTTTGGGCAGCGCGGTCAATCCCGTCCTGCGGGAAGGCAACAGCGACCGCCGTGTCGCAGCGCCGGTCAAGAAGTACGCCCAGGCTCATCCGCATTCCATGGGTGATTGGGCCTCCGATTCCGAAGCACACGTCGCCCACATGTCCGACGGCGACTTTTACGGCAGCGAAAAATCGGCGGTGATCGAAAAGGCTGGCAGCCTGAAAATCAGCCTGGACACCACCGACGGTCAAACGGTCACTTTGAAAGAAGCCGTCGCCGTGGATGACAACGAAATCGTCGACGCCAGCGTGATGAGCGTAAAAAAGCTGCGGGCGTTCCTGGCGGAGCAAATCGATGCGGCCCGGCGTGAAGGTATCCTGCTGTCGCTGCACCTGAAAGCGACCATGATGAAGGTGTCCGACCCGATCATCTTCGGCCACGCGGTCAGCGTTTTCTTTGAGGACGTCTTTGCCAAGCACGCCGACACCTTGGAATCACTGGGGGTGAATCCGAACAACGGCATGGGCGGCTTGGAGGATAAGATTCAATCGCTTCCGGAAGAACAACAGCAGCAAATCAACGCCGACATCCAGCAGACCTATTCCCAACGCCCTGCCCTGGCGATGGTCGATTCGGATCGTGGGATCACCAACCTACACGTCCCCAGTGACGTCATCATCGATGCGTCGATGCCGGCGGCGATCCGCAGCGGCGGCAAGATGTGGGGTCCCGACGGAAAACTGCACGACACCAAAGCGATCATTCCCGATCGTTGCTACGCCGGCGTCTATCAGGCGACGATCGATTTCTGTCGCGACAACGGCGCCTTCGACGTGACCAAGATGGGCACCGTCAACAACGTCGGCTTGATGGCCAAGAAGGCGGAAGAATACGGTTCGCACGACAAGACATTCGAAATCCCGGCCGACGGCGTCGTCAAAGTCACCGACGAAAACGGTAACGTCATTTTCGAACATGCCGTGGACAAGGGCGACATCTGGCGGATGTGTCAAACGAAAGATGTGGCCGTTGTGGATTGGGTGCGTTTGGCCGTCGAACGATCCCGCGTGACGTCTTGGCCCGCCGTTTTCTGGCTGGATAAGAACCGAGCCCACGATGCCAACTTGATTCAAAAGGTCCAGCAATACCTTCAGGATCACGACACCGACGGGCTGGACATCCAAATCTTGGCACCGGTCGATGCAACGCTGCATGCCTGCCAGCGGGCGTCCAAGAACGAAAACACAATCAGCGTGACGGGCAACGTCCTGCGGGATTACCTGACCGACTTGTTCCCGATCTTGGAACTGGGCACCAGTGCCAAGATGTTGTCGATCGTCCCGTTGCTTGCCGGCGGCGGATTGTTCGAAACCGGTGCGGGCGGTTCGGCCCCCAAACACGTGCAACAGTTTGTCGAAGAAGGCCACCTGCGTTGGGATTCGCTGGGCGAATTTTTGGCGTTGGCCGCGTCGCTGGACGACTTGGGACGAAAACGCAACGACGACAAGATCGGGTTGTTGGCCCAGTGCCTGGACCAGGCCACCGAAACGTTCCTGTCGGAAAACAAATCGCCTTCGCGGCGTGTCGGTGAACTGGACACCCGCGGAAGCCACTTTTACATGGCGATGTACTGGGCCGATGCGTTGGCCAACCAAGACAAAGACGCGGACATCGCGAAAACGTTTGCACCGATCGCCGCGGCGATGAAGCAAGAAGAATCGACGATCGTCAATGAACTGAATGCCGCCCAGGGCGCGGCGGTCGACATCGGCGGATACTATCTGCCGGATTGCGAGAAGACATCAGCGGCGATGCGACCGAGCCCAACCCTGAACGCGATCATTGAAAAGCTGGCGTAA
- a CDS encoding RNA polymerase sigma factor: MSLSEVDFRLLERCLAGAPQAWDKFVDRFLGLVIHVAHHTAQSRGLTLDRETEKDLVGEVFVVLLQNDRAVLRRFRRNCSLATYLAVIARRVIVRRLVSFQKQPPSVAGEQLDRQAATDTSIERVIDRDRVEQMILRLDPREADAVRMYHLEGKSYREIGQTVGMSENSIGSLLSRARQKLRDDSNRRDRTATESG; this comes from the coding sequence GTGAGTCTTTCCGAAGTCGATTTTCGTCTGCTCGAACGCTGCTTGGCCGGTGCCCCGCAGGCCTGGGACAAGTTCGTCGACCGGTTTCTAGGCTTGGTCATTCACGTCGCCCATCACACGGCGCAGTCGCGTGGGTTGACGTTGGATCGCGAAACGGAAAAGGACCTGGTCGGGGAAGTCTTCGTCGTCCTGCTGCAGAACGATCGCGCGGTGCTGCGTCGCTTTCGGCGGAATTGTTCCCTGGCGACCTATTTGGCCGTGATCGCGCGGCGGGTGATCGTCCGCCGTCTGGTGTCGTTTCAGAAGCAACCGCCCTCGGTCGCCGGCGAACAGCTGGATCGGCAAGCCGCCACCGACACGTCGATCGAACGGGTGATCGACCGCGACCGGGTGGAACAAATGATTTTGCGTTTGGACCCCCGCGAAGCCGACGCGGTGCGGATGTATCACCTGGAAGGCAAGTCGTACCGGGAAATCGGCCAGACGGTCGGCATGTCGGAAAACAGCATCGGATCGCTGCTCAGTCGCGCCCGCCAAAAGCTACGCGACGATTCGAACCGGCGAGACCGAACGGCCACCGAATCGGGCTGA
- a CDS encoding superantigen-like protein SSL4 has protein sequence MKRSIKKLFVLTVTAAITVAGTPAAEACGGGGFSSSRLGSFRGRGFATGAPPVMTRRQQVTRHQATYSTHRATTSHYSAPNSYAAPATYHAQTGYPQSSSVSTIRPAAPQGIPATQTITQRQIASPATAAQATTGNAPVQPNVNTASVPTNQAPVQNRVATNQVPQNAAPTTQQPATQPSTAEAKTSVNAQQSALQILASLSTTESKSTETATQSSRTATAPAQPAATIPEFSSAAASESPAGGAEVGTWSVNLSGNQSVRLTLGDDGKFVWTATRGGKSNSFQGQYRLQDKQLTLVRANDLQQMQGTWVGGGDEFTFTLDGANNGGLKFNRAG, from the coding sequence ATGAAACGCTCCATCAAAAAGCTGTTCGTCCTGACCGTCACCGCCGCGATCACCGTCGCCGGCACACCTGCCGCGGAAGCCTGTGGCGGAGGCGGATTCAGCAGTTCACGCTTGGGTTCGTTCCGCGGCCGCGGATTTGCCACCGGCGCACCGCCGGTGATGACTCGCCGCCAGCAAGTCACCCGTCACCAAGCGACCTACTCCACGCATCGTGCGACCACCAGCCATTACTCGGCACCAAATTCGTACGCGGCCCCTGCAACTTACCACGCCCAAACGGGTTACCCGCAGTCGTCTAGCGTGTCGACGATCCGACCGGCGGCACCGCAAGGCATCCCAGCGACGCAAACCATCACGCAACGCCAAATCGCCTCCCCCGCGACTGCCGCCCAGGCGACCACGGGCAATGCTCCGGTGCAACCGAACGTTAACACTGCAAGTGTTCCGACAAATCAAGCTCCGGTGCAAAACCGTGTCGCAACCAACCAGGTCCCCCAAAACGCGGCGCCCACGACACAACAGCCCGCGACGCAACCGTCAACGGCTGAAGCGAAAACCAGCGTGAACGCTCAGCAGTCCGCGTTGCAGATCCTGGCATCGCTTTCGACCACGGAAAGCAAGTCGACCGAAACTGCCACACAGTCGTCACGCACCGCAACGGCCCCGGCACAACCCGCCGCAACGATCCCGGAATTCAGTTCCGCCGCGGCCAGTGAATCGCCGGCCGGCGGCGCAGAAGTCGGCACCTGGTCGGTCAATTTGTCGGGCAACCAATCGGTCCGCTTGACCTTGGGCGACGACGGAAAGTTCGTCTGGACCGCGACGCGGGGCGGAAAATCGAATTCCTTCCAAGGACAGTATCGCCTGCAGGACAAACAGCTGACTTTGGTTCGAGCCAACGATCTGCAACAGATGCAGGGCACCTGGGTCGGCGGCGGTGACGAATTCACCTTCACCTTGGACGGTGCCAACAACGGCGGACTAAAATTCAATCGTGCCGGCTGA
- the rpiB gene encoding ribose 5-phosphate isomerase B: MSKNFDVRLALGGDHAGFTLKSDVAKRYADQVVSLVDCGTDTAESCDYPDFAVAVSKELLAGHADKGLLICGSGVGVSVAANKIPGIRAAICHDTYSARQGVEHDDMNVLCIGGRIIGSELAFEIIDAFLNAAYAPQPRHQRRLDKVLEIEKKGIQA, translated from the coding sequence ATGTCCAAGAACTTTGATGTCCGCCTTGCCCTGGGGGGCGATCACGCCGGCTTCACCCTGAAATCCGACGTTGCGAAGCGGTATGCCGACCAAGTCGTTTCGCTGGTCGATTGTGGGACGGACACGGCGGAAAGCTGTGACTATCCCGATTTCGCCGTCGCGGTGTCGAAAGAACTGTTGGCCGGACACGCCGACAAAGGCTTGCTGATTTGTGGCAGCGGTGTCGGGGTCAGTGTCGCGGCCAACAAGATCCCGGGAATCCGCGCGGCAATCTGTCACGACACCTATTCGGCACGCCAGGGTGTGGAGCACGACGACATGAACGTCCTGTGCATCGGCGGCCGGATCATCGGCAGCGAATTGGCGTTTGAGATCATCGATGCCTTTTTGAACGCCGCCTACGCACCCCAGCCGCGGCATCAGCGTCGGCTGGACAAGGTGCTGGAGATTGAAAAGAAGGGCATCCAGGCCTGA
- a CDS encoding AP2/ERF family transcription factor, producing the protein MRANRNITRIDRKTTGGYLVRVMRRGELTSWYFSDKEYGSKRKALAAAKEYRDELEGGLAGYSAKQLAKKQRSNNTSGVVGVRLVEEKDPRWPSQPTYRYWVAQWSPQKGVRRTKRFSVEKYGEDKAYKMAVQARKKGVAEMEDR; encoded by the coding sequence ATGCGAGCCAACCGAAACATCACCCGTATCGACCGCAAAACGACCGGCGGCTATCTGGTCCGTGTCATGCGCCGGGGCGAATTGACGTCCTGGTACTTCAGCGACAAGGAGTACGGCAGCAAACGAAAGGCTCTGGCCGCGGCGAAAGAGTACCGCGATGAACTGGAAGGCGGCTTGGCGGGATACAGCGCCAAGCAGCTGGCCAAGAAACAACGCAGCAACAACACTTCCGGAGTCGTCGGCGTTCGCTTGGTCGAAGAAAAGGACCCACGTTGGCCTTCACAGCCGACCTACCGATACTGGGTGGCCCAGTGGAGTCCGCAAAAGGGCGTCCGCCGCACCAAGCGATTCAGTGTCGAAAAGTATGGCGAAGACAAGGCCTATAAAATGGCGGTCCAGGCCCGCAAGAAGGGCGTCGCCGAAATGGAAGACCGCTAG
- a CDS encoding S1 family peptidase yields MNTSERSVRNLIRCIFGLAMAVIAVGTGTNASADSENYNRVLKSTAWIITSDADDETSTGTGVYVDAEKRLVLTNAHVVGDSRSAVVFFPDIKNGLPRVERKHYLTNVVKLAQPGKVVAIDRRRDLALIQLPKAPENAEAITIAETSTTPGSKVDTIGNPGDSDVLWVYTAGRVRSVYDKKFKSSHGEHDFRAVETQSPIKPGDSGGPVVNDEGQLVAIAQSFSPQSPLVSFCVDVLEIRKFMAEGWKQAPVATKTLLENAGIEHEKHSTGHYRVDFEYATGKKQQVFVAKNTEYYQRADVRRVWSLVQVSKESPSTELMMRLLRQSSATKIGSWAVEKNDNGEFLLIYMAKLDATAPDEAVSGTIEYVAKIAGAMNSELNPDAKEKSAAATLASWLAD; encoded by the coding sequence ATGAACACGTCTGAACGATCCGTCCGGAACCTGATTCGGTGCATCTTCGGCCTGGCGATGGCAGTGATTGCCGTCGGCACCGGCACGAACGCGAGCGCCGATTCGGAGAATTACAACCGTGTCTTGAAGAGTACCGCTTGGATCATCACCAGCGATGCCGACGACGAAACGTCCACCGGAACGGGCGTCTATGTCGACGCGGAAAAGCGGCTGGTGCTGACCAACGCTCATGTGGTCGGCGACAGCCGTTCGGCCGTGGTCTTCTTCCCCGATATCAAGAACGGCTTGCCGCGGGTCGAACGCAAACACTACCTGACCAACGTCGTCAAACTGGCCCAGCCCGGCAAAGTCGTGGCGATCGATCGGCGTCGGGATTTGGCCCTGATTCAGTTGCCCAAAGCCCCCGAAAACGCCGAAGCGATCACGATTGCCGAAACCAGCACCACGCCGGGATCCAAGGTCGACACGATCGGAAACCCGGGGGACAGCGACGTGCTGTGGGTGTACACCGCCGGCCGCGTCCGCAGTGTCTATGACAAGAAATTCAAATCCAGCCACGGCGAACACGATTTTCGCGCCGTGGAGACCCAAAGCCCGATCAAGCCTGGCGACAGCGGCGGCCCGGTCGTCAATGACGAAGGCCAATTGGTGGCGATCGCCCAGTCGTTTTCGCCTCAAAGCCCGTTGGTCAGCTTTTGCGTGGACGTTCTGGAAATCCGGAAATTCATGGCAGAAGGCTGGAAACAGGCCCCCGTCGCAACCAAGACCCTGCTGGAGAACGCCGGCATCGAGCACGAAAAGCACTCGACCGGCCACTATCGCGTGGACTTCGAATATGCCACGGGAAAGAAACAGCAGGTTTTCGTCGCTAAGAACACGGAATACTACCAGCGTGCCGACGTACGACGTGTTTGGTCGCTGGTCCAAGTGTCCAAGGAATCCCCGTCGACCGAGCTGATGATGCGGCTGTTACGGCAAAGTTCCGCGACGAAGATCGGCTCGTGGGCCGTTGAAAAGAACGACAATGGCGAATTCTTGTTGATCTACATGGCCAAACTGGACGCGACCGCCCCGGACGAAGCCGTCAGCGGAACGATCGAATACGTCGCCAAGATCGCCGGGGCGATGAACAGCGAACTGAACCCCGACGCCAAGGAAAAATCGGCTGCCGCCACCCTGGCATCCTGGCTGGCCGACTGA
- a CDS encoding sensor domain-containing diguanylate cyclase/phosphohydrolase, which produces MSDLNPSCPLESSANPAFAPVVAASPAASDPTNPSVAPPESRVGDLLAGLRENALAPADSGTASQEAKFENHLAMVRLGMATSLYYALRTKHAPTAAHCLRVALACSAWAQRLGLNDESRDRIEVAALLHDLGKIGIPDRILRKPGKLSVDEQLAMGTCPQIACEILRGCTADTELLDIIRYADTWYDSRRQDESMRGDALPLGSRMLSIASAFDAMTTDQVYRPALSRERAISELIRGSGTQFDPELSLDFGVMLEQRPELLQGAVVNRWLQKLGQDVDRPMIGGDAAALQVNTQTTRKYVKRRDEFFLERLSDHMTEGMVFADGEGTVERWNHAMTRMTGIAADAIIGQRWKDETLRLRDTDGTRSGCPVTDCLRGGGQVSKKMMIERPGKDPLPVHIQVSPVMGSEPGLQGVVVILHDLSDKADLEQRLEKLNNKVTRDPLTGVANRAEFDRQLLELTESAKSGEATFSLVICDIDHFKQVNDVHGHPAGDDALVQFARLLESHSRDDDLVARYGGEEFLLLSANCDNATATRRAEAVRQALEVMPLKSIGNDCITASFGVTEFQSGDTSQTILARADRALLQAKSNGRNRVIQLGSGRATDASESVGKRSGWLGWLDGNRKAAKEEFVVLTTVPLELAVEKLRGFIADHHAEIIQVKADQLELRVNALCSSGGRRVADQQITLQVLLTLSDQMSGARVRQTRVHAHIRPVRNRDRRRRELHACVSQVVSSLNCYLMGQVQSAEEA; this is translated from the coding sequence ATGTCCGACCTGAATCCATCGTGCCCTCTGGAATCTTCGGCAAACCCCGCCTTTGCACCCGTGGTGGCCGCGTCGCCCGCTGCGTCTGACCCAACGAATCCGTCGGTCGCACCGCCGGAATCACGCGTGGGGGATCTGCTGGCGGGGCTGCGCGAAAACGCCTTAGCACCGGCCGATTCGGGAACTGCGTCCCAGGAAGCTAAATTCGAAAACCATTTGGCGATGGTTCGTCTGGGCATGGCGACATCGCTGTACTACGCATTGCGCACCAAGCACGCACCGACGGCTGCACACTGCTTGCGTGTTGCCTTGGCGTGTTCGGCCTGGGCGCAGCGTCTGGGGTTGAACGACGAGTCACGCGATCGCATCGAAGTCGCCGCGCTGCTTCACGACTTGGGCAAAATTGGGATCCCCGATCGGATCCTGCGTAAGCCTGGAAAGCTTTCGGTCGACGAACAGTTGGCGATGGGCACTTGTCCGCAAATCGCTTGCGAAATCTTGCGTGGATGCACCGCGGATACGGAATTGTTGGACATCATCCGCTACGCGGACACTTGGTACGACAGCCGCCGCCAGGACGAATCGATGCGTGGCGACGCGTTGCCGTTGGGATCGCGAATGCTGTCGATCGCCAGTGCTTTTGACGCGATGACGACTGACCAAGTTTATCGGCCGGCACTCAGCCGCGAACGCGCGATCAGCGAACTGATCCGAGGCAGCGGCACACAATTCGATCCGGAATTGAGTTTGGATTTCGGCGTGATGCTGGAACAGCGTCCCGAGTTGCTGCAGGGGGCCGTCGTCAATCGCTGGCTGCAGAAGTTGGGCCAAGATGTCGATCGTCCGATGATCGGTGGCGACGCCGCAGCGTTACAGGTCAACACGCAAACCACCCGCAAGTACGTCAAGCGCCGCGACGAGTTCTTCCTGGAACGTCTGTCGGATCACATGACCGAGGGGATGGTGTTCGCCGACGGCGAAGGCACGGTCGAGCGTTGGAATCACGCGATGACACGGATGACGGGCATCGCCGCCGACGCGATCATCGGCCAGCGTTGGAAGGATGAAACCCTGCGTTTGCGGGATACCGATGGAACGCGATCAGGATGCCCCGTGACGGATTGTTTGCGCGGCGGAGGCCAGGTTTCCAAGAAAATGATGATCGAGCGTCCCGGCAAAGATCCGTTGCCGGTGCACATTCAAGTGTCGCCCGTGATGGGCAGCGAGCCTGGATTGCAGGGCGTCGTGGTCATCCTTCACGACTTGTCCGACAAAGCCGACTTGGAACAGCGTCTGGAAAAACTGAACAACAAGGTCACCCGTGATCCTTTGACCGGGGTGGCCAACCGTGCCGAATTCGATCGGCAATTGTTGGAACTGACCGAGTCAGCCAAATCCGGGGAAGCGACGTTCAGTTTGGTCATTTGCGACATCGACCACTTCAAACAAGTCAACGATGTGCACGGTCATCCGGCCGGTGACGATGCTTTGGTTCAGTTCGCCCGTTTGCTGGAATCGCACAGCCGCGACGACGATTTGGTGGCCCGTTATGGGGGCGAAGAATTTCTGTTGTTGTCCGCCAACTGTGACAACGCCACGGCGACTCGGCGTGCCGAAGCGGTTCGGCAAGCGTTGGAAGTGATGCCGCTGAAGAGCATCGGCAACGACTGTATCACGGCCAGCTTTGGCGTCACAGAATTCCAGTCCGGCGACACCAGCCAAACCATTTTGGCACGAGCCGATCGCGCCCTATTGCAAGCCAAATCCAATGGCCGAAACCGCGTGATCCAACTGGGCAGCGGCCGTGCCACCGATGCCAGCGAATCGGTCGGTAAACGATCCGGTTGGCTGGGCTGGCTGGACGGAAACCGCAAGGCGGCCAAGGAGGAGTTCGTCGTGCTGACGACGGTTCCGCTGGAATTGGCCGTGGAAAAACTGCGCGGCTTCATCGCCGACCATCACGCGGAAATCATCCAGGTCAAAGCCGACCAGTTGGAATTGCGAGTCAACGCCCTGTGCAGCAGCGGCGGCCGACGTGTCGCCGACCAGCAGATCACGTTGCAGGTGTTGTTGACCCTGAGTGATCAGATGAGCGGGGCACGCGTGCGTCAAACACGTGTGCACGCCCATATCCGCCCGGTCCGCAACCGTGACCGCCGTCGTCGCGAACTGCACGCCTGTGTTTCGCAGGTCGTCAGCAGTTTGAACTGCTATCTAATGGGCCAGGTGCAATCGGCCGAGGAAGCCTAG
- a CDS encoding 30S ribosomal protein S1, translated as MVNRNLIRNLEDDDILNELAVLAPEEEAEDWLLDAIAAEQQDYAQGKIVDGRIVELNDEWALIDVGFKSEGTVGLDEWGADEDPPKVGDTVRVLIEEMEDELGAADDPYGMIALSKRKAEKIIEWEKMMESVAEGQVVTGTVIRKIKGGLLVDIGVNVFLPGSQVDIRRPGDIGDFIGRVIQAEVLKIDDTRRNIVISRRSLIERQREEDRAYLMQELEVGQIRKGIVKNIADFGAFVDLGGIDGLLHITDMAWERIGHPTEMVSIDQEIEVKVLHIDREKQKIALGLKQKDRNPWENIEEKYPVDSVHPGEVVNVMSYGAFVKLEPGIEGLVHISEMSWTKRVNHPSELVNIGDKIDVMILGVDPEGQQLSLGMKQTQKNPWDDVLERYPEGTDVNGKVRNLTNYGAFIELEEGIDGLLHVSDMSWTRKISHPSEMLEKGQELACRVLSVDEQRRRIALGLKQLDNDPWDGDIPDKYQPGQLIKGKVTKITNFGVFIGLEDGLEGLLHISELAEHKVEDPEEVVKVGDEIEVKVLRVDTDERKIGLSLKRVDWSEEQEKSAAAQEAAESGVPSSSVSDEDLKGGLGSAGPLIPTGGDE; from the coding sequence ATGGTCAACCGTAACCTCATTCGCAACCTCGAAGACGACGACATCCTCAACGAACTGGCCGTGCTGGCTCCGGAGGAAGAGGCCGAAGATTGGCTGCTCGATGCGATCGCCGCTGAGCAACAAGATTACGCCCAAGGCAAAATCGTCGACGGTCGCATCGTCGAACTCAATGACGAATGGGCATTGATCGACGTCGGATTCAAGAGCGAAGGCACCGTCGGGCTGGACGAATGGGGTGCCGACGAAGACCCGCCCAAGGTCGGCGACACCGTGCGTGTCCTGATCGAGGAAATGGAGGACGAACTGGGCGCCGCCGATGACCCGTACGGCATGATCGCGCTGAGCAAGCGCAAAGCCGAAAAGATCATCGAGTGGGAAAAGATGATGGAATCGGTCGCCGAGGGCCAAGTGGTCACCGGTACCGTGATTCGCAAGATCAAGGGCGGCCTGTTGGTCGACATCGGCGTCAACGTCTTCCTGCCGGGCAGCCAAGTCGATATCCGCCGTCCGGGCGACATCGGCGATTTCATCGGCCGCGTGATCCAAGCCGAAGTGCTGAAGATCGACGACACCCGTCGCAACATCGTTATCAGCCGCCGAAGCCTGATCGAACGTCAACGCGAAGAAGACCGCGCGTATCTGATGCAGGAACTGGAAGTCGGCCAGATCCGCAAGGGGATCGTCAAGAATATCGCCGACTTCGGTGCCTTCGTCGACTTGGGCGGCATCGACGGCCTGTTGCACATCACCGACATGGCTTGGGAACGCATCGGACACCCGACCGAAATGGTTTCGATCGACCAAGAGATCGAAGTCAAGGTGCTGCACATCGATCGCGAGAAGCAAAAGATCGCGTTGGGTCTGAAGCAAAAGGACCGCAACCCCTGGGAAAACATCGAAGAGAAGTACCCGGTCGATTCGGTTCACCCCGGCGAAGTCGTCAACGTCATGTCCTACGGGGCGTTCGTCAAACTGGAACCCGGCATCGAAGGCTTGGTCCACATCAGCGAAATGTCGTGGACAAAACGGGTCAATCACCCCAGCGAACTGGTCAACATCGGCGACAAGATCGACGTGATGATCTTGGGCGTCGATCCGGAAGGCCAGCAATTGTCGCTGGGCATGAAGCAAACCCAAAAGAACCCGTGGGACGACGTTTTGGAACGTTACCCCGAAGGTACCGACGTCAACGGCAAGGTCCGCAACCTGACCAATTACGGTGCATTCATCGAATTGGAAGAAGGCATCGACGGCCTGCTGCACGTCAGCGACATGTCGTGGACCCGCAAGATCAGCCATCCCAGCGAAATGCTGGAAAAGGGCCAAGAACTGGCTTGCCGCGTCCTGAGCGTCGACGAACAACGCCGCCGGATCGCATTGGGTCTGAAGCAACTGGACAACGACCCGTGGGATGGCGACATTCCGGACAAGTATCAACCGGGCCAGCTGATCAAGGGCAAGGTCACCAAGATCACCAACTTCGGCGTCTTCATCGGACTCGAAGACGGCCTGGAAGGCTTGCTGCACATTAGCGAACTGGCCGAACACAAGGTCGAAGACCCCGAAGAAGTCGTCAAAGTCGGCGACGAAATCGAGGTCAAGGTCCTGCGTGTGGACACCGACGAACGCAAGATCGGCTTGTCGCTGAAGCGGGTCGACTGGAGCGAGGAACAAGAAAAGAGTGCCGCCGCACAGGAAGCCGCCGAAAGCGGTGTCCCGAGCAGCAGCGTCAGCGACGAAGACCTGAAGGGTGGTTTGGGCAGCGCAGGTCCGCTGATCCCGACCGGCGGCGACGAGTAA